A genomic stretch from Tribolium castaneum strain GA2 chromosome 6, icTriCast1.1, whole genome shotgun sequence includes:
- the LOC655234 gene encoding heat shock protein TC005094, with the protein MGKTPAIGIDLGTTYSCVGVWQQGKVEIIANEQGNRTTPSYVAFTDTERLIGDAAKNQVAMNPSNTVFDAKRLIGRKFDDPKIQQDMKHWPFKVVNDGGKPKIQVEFKGEVKRFAPEEISSMVLRKMKETADAFLGKETKDAVITVPAYFNDSQRQATKDAGMIAGINVLRIINEPTAAALAYGLDKNLKGERNVLIFDLGGGTFDVSILTIDEGSLFEVKATAGDTHLGGEDFDNRLVNHFADEFKRKYKKDLTKNPRALRRLRTAAERAKRTLSSSTEASLEIDALFEGIDFYTKISRARFEELNSDLFRGTLEPVEKALNDAKMDKSMIHDVVLVGGSTRIPKIQNLLQNYFSGKTLNLSINPDEAVAYGAAVQAAILSGDSSSKIQDVLLVDVTPLSLGIETAGGVMSKIVERNARIPCKQTQTFTTYSDNQPAVSIQVFEGERAMTKDNNLLGTFDLSGIPPAPRGVPKIDVTFDLDANGILNVSAKEVSTGKSKNITIKNDKGRLSQREIEKMLADAERYKEEDDRQRERIGSKNQLESYVFNVKQAVEEAGNKLSAEDKKKALKECEACIKWLDSNQMAEKEEFEYKLKDLTKICSPIMTKLHRGGGSSGGGGNDGPTIEEVD; encoded by the exons ATGGGCAAAACCCCAGCGATTGGCATCGACTTGGGCACGACGTACTCCTGTGTGGGTGTGTGGCAGCAAGGCAAAGTGGAGATCATCGCCAACGAGCAGGGAAATCGCACCACTCCCAGCTATGTGGCCTTCACCGACACGGAGCGCCTCATCGGCGACGCGGCCAAGAACCAAGTGGCGATGAATCCCAGCAACACGGTGTTCGATGCGAAGAGGCTGATTGGGAGGAAATTCGACGATCCGAAGATTCAGCAGGATATGAAGCATTGGCCGTTCAAGGTGGTGAATGACGGAGGGAAGCCGAAGATCCAGGTGGAGTTTAAAGGGGAGGTTAAGAGGTTTGCGCCGGAGGAGATTAGTAGTATGGTGTTGAGGAAGATGAAGGAGACGGCCGATGCGTTTTTGGGAAAGGAGACCAAGGATGCGGTTATTACGGTTCCGGCGTATTTTAACGACTCGCAGAGGCAGGCTACCAAGGACGCTGGGATGATCGCAG GTATCAACGTTTTACGAATAATCAACGAACCAACAGCTGCAGCTCTAGCCTACGGCTTGGACAAAAACCTAAAAGGCGAACGCAACGTCCTTATTTTCGATTTAGGCGGTGGCACTTTTGACGTTTCAATTCTAACAATCGACGAAGGTTCACTTTTCGAAGTCAAAGCAACAGCCGGCGATACACATTTAGGAGGCGAAGACTTTGATAACCGCCTTGTTAATCATTTCGCCGACGAATTTAAACGCAAATACAAAAAAGACTTAACCAAAAACCCGCGAGCTTTGCGCCGTCTTCGAACGGCCGCAGAAAGAGCTAAGCGAACTCTGAGTTCTAGCACGGAAGCATCTCTTGAAATTGACGCTCTGTTTGAAGGGATTGACTTTTATACGAAGATTTCAAGAGCTAGGTTTGAAGAACTCAACTCTGATTTATTCAGAGGTACTTTGGAACCGGTCGAAAAGGCACTGAACGATGCCAAGATGGATAAGTCTATGATACATGATGTTGTGCTGGTTGGGGGTTCGACCAGAATTcccaaaattcaaaatttgctCCAGAATTATTTTTCGGGGAAGACCCTAAATTTGAGTATTAATCCCGACGAAGCTGTTGCTTATGGTGCGGCTGTTCAAGCTGCAATTTTGAGTGGTGATAGCAGTTCGAAAATACAAGACGTGTTGCTTGTTGATGTTACACCTTTATCACTTGGTATCGAAACAGCAGGAGGTGTTATGTCGAAGATTGTAGAACGCAATGCGAGAATTCCCTGCAAACAAACTCAAACTTTTACCACTTATTCCGATAATCAACCAGCTGTTAGTATTCAAGTGTTTGAAGGGGAGAGAGCCATGACAAAGGATAACAACCTGTTGG GGACGTTTGATTTGTCTGGAATCCCACCTGCACCACGTGGCGTCCCAAAAATCGACGTTACTTTTGATTTGGACGCAAATGGAATTCTGAATGTTTCTGCAAAGGAGGTTAGTACCGGGAAGTCCAAAAACATCACCATCAAGAACGACAAAGGAAGACTGTCGCAAAGAGAAATCGAGAAAATGTTAGCCGATGCGGAACGTTACAAGGAGGAAGATGACAGACAAAGGGAACGAATTGGAAGCAAGAATCAGCTCGAGAGTTATGTTTTTAATGTGAAACAAGCGGTGGAAGAAGCTGGGAACAAGCTAAGTGCCGAAGATAAGAAAAAAGCTTTGAAGGAGTGTGAGGCTTGTATTAAATGGTTGGATAGTAACCAAATGGCGGAAAAAGAAGAGTTTGAGTATAAGTTGAAAGATTTGACGAAAATTTGCAGTCCGATTATGACCAAATTACATAGAGGTGGTGGTTCAAGTGGTGGTGGGGGAAATGATGGCCCAACAATTGAAGAAGTggattaa